In Sebaldella termitidis ATCC 33386, one DNA window encodes the following:
- the rpsG gene encoding 30S ribosomal protein S7, producing MSRRRRAERRDVLPDSRYGDKLVTKFINSLMYDGKKSISESIFYTALDQITAETNEEGIEVFRKAMENLKPQLEVRSRRIGGATYQVPVEVRVERQQALAIRWLIRYSRERKEYGMIEKLRKEIIAAANNEGGAMKKKDDTYKMAEANRAFAHYRW from the coding sequence ATGTCAAGAAGAAGAAGAGCCGAAAGAAGAGATGTATTACCAGATTCAAGATATGGAGATAAATTAGTAACTAAATTTATTAACAGCCTTATGTATGATGGTAAGAAATCTATATCAGAAAGTATTTTCTATACTGCATTAGATCAAATTACAGCTGAAACTAATGAAGAAGGTATAGAAGTATTTAGAAAAGCAATGGAAAATTTGAAACCGCAGCTAGAGGTAAGATCAAGAAGAATCGGTGGAGCTACATACCAAGTACCGGTTGAAGTAAGAGTAGAGAGACAGCAAGCTCTGGCTATCAGATGGCTTATCAGATACTCAAGAGAAAGAAAAGAATACGGTATGATAGAAAAATTAAGAAAAGAAATAATAGCAGCTGCTAACAATGAAGGCGGAGCTATGAAAAAGAAAGATGACACTTATAAAATGGCAGAAGCAAACAGAGCTTTCGCACATTATAGATGGTAA
- the rpsL gene encoding 30S ribosomal protein S12, translating to MPTINQLVRHGRSTSEKKKKSPALKGNPQKRGVCVRVYTTTPKKPNSALRKVARVKLVNGIEVTAYIPGIGHNLQEHSIVLIRGGRTKDLPGVRYKIIRGALDTAGVVNRKQARSRYGTKKDKK from the coding sequence ATGCCTACTATTAATCAATTAGTTAGACACGGGAGATCAACTTCGGAAAAAAAGAAAAAATCACCAGCTCTAAAAGGTAACCCACAAAAAAGAGGAGTTTGTGTAAGAGTATATACTACTACACCTAAGAAACCAAACTCGGCATTAAGAAAAGTAGCAAGGGTTAAATTAGTAAATGGTATTGAAGTAACTGCTTACATACCTGGAATTGGGCATAACTTACAGGAACACTCGATTGTGTTAATCAGAGGAGGAAGAACAAAAGATTTACCGGGGGTAAGATATAAGATAATCAGAGGTGCGCTGGATACTGCAGGAGTAGTAAACAGAAAACAGGCAAGATCAAGATACGGAACTAAGAAAGATAAAAAATAA